The Ovis aries strain OAR_USU_Benz2616 breed Rambouillet chromosome 2, ARS-UI_Ramb_v3.0, whole genome shotgun sequence nucleotide sequence ACAGCTGGCAGGGTTGGGCTGGGCTGGCTGGGGTGGCTTGGGGTGGGAGAATGTGGGCTGTTACATGAGCCCTGGAGGctgcacccccagccccagggggAACTGCAGTCCCACCCCATCCCTACGGAGAACTGTGGCACCATGTGCAGGGGCCAGAGGCCACTGTTCCTTCTGCCGCTGCTGGCTGTCTGCCTGGGTGTGGACACAGGGGGTCTGGGGCCTGGGGAGGCCGGGAGCAGGAGCCCAAGGCCTCAGGGGATGGAGGGTCTGGGGAGGGGTGCTACCGAggcctttcccccaccccccagctctcCGCTTCTCCATGTCACCCCTGCCCGtggcctgccccctgccccaatCTGCCCCGGAGGCCGTGTCCCAGGCTCTCACCGCTGTCTGCTCCAGGGGCCAAGGGCCGGAACCAGGAGGAGCGTCTGCTCGGGGACCTGATGCAAGGCTACAACCCCCACCTGAGGCCCGCTGAGCACGATTCGGACGTGGTCAACGTCAGCCTGAAGCTCACCCTCACCAACCTCATCTCCCTGGTGAGCacaggcctgtgtgtgtgtcgggggcgGAGGCAGGGATGACAGCCCACTGCTCCCCTGGGACCCTGCTGGGGAGTGAAGGGGTGGCTCCAGCAGGCAGGAACAGGCGGGGCCcacaggggagagagagagggcttGGGCAGCCCGCCAGGGAGGTGGCCAACTCCCGTGGGGGCTGCCCAAGAGGCTGGGGTCTTGTAGGGATGTCTGGGGAGTCAGTCCATGATGGAGGCTTTGCCCTCTGTTCTGCACCCCCAGAATGAGCGAGAGGAGGCCCTCACCACCAACGTCTGGATAGAAATGGTAAGAAGCTGCCAGACTGCCCTTCTCCTTCCATCAGCCCCACTCTGGGCCCCCGAGGCTCCTTAGAGCTGCCTGTTTCCCTCTCACCCCATCCTGCCTCTTCTGCGCTCCCTGCCCTGGGAGGGGGCCCAGTTCCTGGGGGCAGGATGGGGTCTGGCAGCCCCTCCCCCTGCAGCAGTGGTGTGACTACCGGCTTCGCTGGGACCCTCGAGACTACGGCGGCCTGTGGGTGCTGCGGGTGCCATCCACCATGGTGTGGCAGCCAGACATCGTGCTGGAGAACAAGTGAGGAGGGGGGCCCAGGCCGGGCAGGGCTCGCAGGACAAGGGGGCCTCTGGGAAAGAGACAGGTGAACAGAGAGTGCAGCTGGGGCCCCTGAGGACACCAGGGCATGGGGACTAAGGGTGGGGCTCGGGAACCAGCAGCACTGATCCAGCCCCGACTCCACCGCCTCAGGGCTGGGCCGCCTGGGTGGCTGCTCTCCCCGCTACCGTGGGTACAAGGACAGCTCCCTCGGGAGGCACAGGACAAGCAGGGAGCTTAACCACTATCGGTCGGTTGTTGTCATGACCCGTATGGAGGAGAGCTGGGGCTAGGGAGCCTTGCAGCGTGGATGTTGCGGGATGTTGTTGGGGCAGGCAGTGGTCCCTGAGGCTGGGGTAGGGCGGGACCAGGCAGGGGCATGGTGGCTGGGAAGGGTTGGTGTCCCCGGGCCCCATCCACTCGGCGCAGAGGACTGGtcagggttttgtgtgtgtgtggggggggtgtctCAGTCTAGCAGGGACTGCTGGGGCACGGGCGCCCAGCCCCACAACCTGGCCTGTCCTCAGTGTGGATGGCGTGTTCGAGGTGGCCCTCTACTGCAACGTGCTCGTGTCTCCCGACGGCTGTGTGTACTGGCTGCCACCGGCCATCTTCCGCTCCTCCTGCCCTGTCTCTGTCACCTACTTCCCCTTCGACTGGCAGAACTGCTCCCTCATCTTCCAGTGAGGAGACCCgcgcatgggggtgggggggggttctCCAAGCGGATCAAAGAGGGGTCCTGGCCGGGTGGGGACCTGAGGCTTCCGGCCGGGAGTGGGGAGATGGGCTCCACCTCTGTGGGGCCCAGACATCTGGAGATGCCCACGACCCTCCCTGCTAAGCCCCAGACCCCTCACTCATCCTCCTtcactgcctcagtttccccaccaaAGACAGCCATCAGGGACTGCGGTGGGTGGGCGAGAAGGCACACACATGCCCATGACCTGCGTGCATACACGCAGGCACACACGCGTTAGACCCTCAGACCCACGGAGAGGCCAGGGCTCTCTCAGTGTCCTCCTCCATCAGTGGGGGGACGGTGGTCTGTGAGAGGGGTTCCCCATATTTTAGAGAAgcagtcttttctttttgtttaataaGGGAACTTGTTGGGAGACCCTCTTCAGTAAAAACAGATCAGAGAGGTACAGGCTGTATTTCCTGTTCTCACCATCTGCCCCTTCTGCCCTGGAGGCAATGGAAGGAAGGGACCCGAGGTGGCCCTCGGCTCTGTCAGCAACCTCCTGGTCCTTAAAATCTATAATTTTCCCAGACCTCGAGAGCCGGACTCCCTGCCCTGCTatgccctgccccgccccatcTCATGCCAAGGTTTTGCGGAGAACTCAGAAATTCTTGACTGCGCTTTTTGAGGCAAAACTGCCCACAGTTGCCCTCAGGAGATAGTCTGTGTGACTTCCTGGGTGAATCTACACACACTCCAGTTTATCCTCTTtcccaccaccatctcccaggtCCCAGACCTACAGCACCAATGAGATCAATTTGCAGCTGAGCCAGGAAGACGGTCAGACCATCGAATGGATTTTCATCGACCCCGAGGCCTTCACAGGTAATCGCCATCCAAGGTCCGTGCAGGACCTGGCTGTGGGGGCGGGGCCAGACCGAGACCACGCCCCCTCCCGTCTCTCGCAAGGTGAAAGCTCCCGTAAACCATAAAATGCATATCATTAAAAGGCCCAGCAAAGCTGATCTTCCTCATTGATAGTGACTCTGGTTTTGGCGGGAGGGGCGTCGAGCATCCTTCCCCGCACAGTGCTGCTCCTGTGGGCACTGGGTTCCGTGGGCTGCCGGGATCGGCCCGGCCCCTGTCCCTGTGCCCACCCCCGCCTGCTGCCCGCAGAAAATGGGGAGTGGGCCATCCGGCACCGGCCAGCCAAGATGCTGCTGGACGAGACGGCCCCAGCCGAGGAGGCAGGCCACCAGAAGGTCGTCTTCTACCTGCTAATCCAGCGCAAGCCCCTCTTCTATGTCATCAACATCATCGCGCCCTGTGTCCTCATCTCCTCCGTGGCCATCCTCATCTACTTCCTTCCTGCCAAGGGTACCTAGTGCTGGTGGGAGGGGGGCTATGGCCCAGCCAGCGGCACAGGGAGCAGAGAGGGCAGAATGGCACCGTGACCTGGCACCAGGGGCATGGACTCCTTGTGGGGAGGGGACTGCCCCATGGTGAGGAGGTTGAGATCCCCTCTGAGGACCTCTTGGTCATGGGCAGCGGGGGGCCAGAAGTGTACCGTCGCCATCAACGTGCTCCTGGCCCAGACCGTCTTCCTCTTCCTCGTGGCTAAGAAGGTGCCTGAGACCTCCCAGGCGGTGCCACTCATCAGCAAGTAAGGCTGGCTCTCATGCTTGAGCCcacctcctttcctcccttctcagGAACACAGGGTACTGCCCTCTTGCCACTCCCTACCATCCTCAATCCCAGGGATCTGGGGGAATTCGCCAATAGGGGTGGGACTGGTATCTGGTGATGAAGCCACTAGCCCCACCACCTGCCTATCCCGCCCTGCAGgtacctgaccttcctcctggtGGTGACCATCCTCATTGTCGTGAACGCTGTAGTCGTACTCAACGTGTCTTTGCggtccccccacacacactccaTGGCCCGAGGGGTCCGCAAGGCAAGCTCCCTACCCTTGCCTACTTCAGCCTCTTCCTGCCCTGTCTGTTCACATGCCCTACTGGCCCTGGGCACATTCCTCACCCACCAAGTTCAGCAACAAACTGGCCCCATGTGTATCTTGAAGCACATGCCCAGATGGATCAAGAATAATATACAGTGCTTACTCTGTGGTAGGCATATTACGTATACTAACTTATTTAACTTTCCTAAGacttctgtgaaatgggtattGGTCTCATCTCCGgtttatacatgaggaaactgaggcacagagatgttaAGTAGCCCAgccgaggtcacacagcaagaaagCGGATGAGGCAGGATTCTGCTCCGGCCGAGTGGCACCAGTGCCTGTGTGAGCTGTGGCCCACCTGCAGCAGTCAGCTGGGACCCGTGTTACAAAGGCAGATTCCCAGGCCTGCCCCAGATATCCTGGGTCAGAGCTGGGGCCCAGGAATGTGTGTTTTTGACAAGAGTCCTGGTGATTCTGACGTGCACAGAAGTTTGGGGGCTCTGGGTCAGTGTCTGGCTCAAAACAGGTAAGCCGTAGCAGGGCCAAACCACTGCCCCTGCCAGCAGGCTGCCTCGGGGCCCCCATCACATGAACTCTTTGTGCCAATTGTTACCTTCTGCTCCCAAGCCTGGTCACCCAGGAAGGTCTGCTAGCCACCAGGCTAAGCCATGCACATCTCTCCAGGTGTTCCTACGGCTCTTGCCCCAGCTGTTGCGGATGCATGTTCGCCCACTGGCCCCAGTGGCCGTGCAGGATGCCCGCCCCTGGCTACAGAATGGATCCTCTTCAGGGTGCCCAATCACAGCTGGGGAGGAAGTGGCCCTCTGCCTGCCCCGCAGTGAACTCCTCTTCCGGCAGCACCAGCACAATGGGCTGGTGAGGGCAGCGCTGGAGAAGCTCGGTAAGGCAGGgggagtgatggacaggaagggtCATCTGTTAACCAAGGTGCCAGGCACAGTGGATGAGGGGTCGGCAAACATCCAGGTTggggagagaggggctggggTCCCTAAGACAGTGGGGGCCACTTTTTCAGACTGTTCCTCCCCCATTCTACTCCTAAACCTTACCCTTTCTCATCAACAGAGAAAGGCCCGGAGTCAGGGCAGAGCCCGGAGTGGTGTGGCAGCCTGAAGCAGGCCGCCCCGGCCATCCAGGCCTGCGTGGAGGCCTGCAACCTCATTGCCCGTGCCCGACACCAGCAGACTCACTTTGACAGTGTAAGTCagcagggagtggggtggggcttGCACACCTGATGTGCAAACTTGAACCTGAGGAGATGGGGGCAGGATGAGTGGGGTGGCCATGGTATGGCATGGAAAATGTGGAATTGGGAGTGGCGCTGTGGGGCCATGGAGAAAGCCAGGGTCAGACCTGAAGTAGGTGAGCAGGGCTCAAGGAAATGAAGAGCAGAAGCCTGCTGGATGGCTAAGGATGCTTCAGAGATCCAACCTTGGTGTCACCTGTGGTCACCTCTTACCCTGTCTTCCACCCTCAGGGGAACAAGGAGTGGTTCCTGGTGGGCCGAGTGCTGGATCGAGTCTGCTTCCTGGCCATGCTCTCGCTGTTTGTCTGTGGCACTGCTGGCATCTTCCTCATGGCCCACTACAACCGAGTGCCCTCCTTGCCTTTTCCCGGGGACCCCCGCTCCTATCTGCCTTCCTCTGACTGAGCTGACCGATCACTGCTAGCCACGTGGAGTCTTATCAGCTGCGTTCTGCTCCTGGGGTCATGAGTATACTCTTTGGGAAACACTCTTGGGGAATATGTGAGAAAAGCTGGGGAAATAAAGAGACAGAGCTGGAAGCCCAGAGTGGTTGGGGCTGGGATGTGGGCAGAGTGCGATAGTGGAATCAGCATGCACGTGGCACCGGCTTGCTTGTCCTGGCACTCCCCTCATTTCAGCAAAGTGTTGTCAACTCCCATCACTTCTGAAGCCCTAAGGACTCTGTTTATCCTATCCCCAGCTAGACAAGTTTCTAACCCTTCAGGCCTGGGCCTCTCTTCCCTTCTGCAAATTCCCTGCAGCCTCTTGAAGGAGGGGAGTCAAGAGAGAAGTGAAGAGTGGCGGCCAATGCTCTCTTGAAAGggaggcagcccactccaggtgGCATCTGCCTGCTTTATGGGGGCTGTAGGCACCAAACATTTTATgagttttattctcttttttcattctcaAAAGCTCCTCATAGCATTACAGAGAAGTAAGAGTCACTATTCCGCTGTGTTTAGGTTGGGCAAATTGGGGCCTAGAGTAAGAGGGGCTTGCCAGAACAATGGTGGATAAATAAGGTTTGGAGTTCAGAATTCCCAACTCTGACCCAATCTTAGACATTCTAAGAAAGTTCTATGGCTTGGAAAATGGacccctcttctttctcttctcaaagGCCAGGGAATTTGCACTGGTCTGAAGGGATGGTTAAGACAAGAAAGAGCTAGGGAGGGAAGTAGGGAGCCTGAGAGGAGACCCTGACCAGCCTCTCTTGGCCCTAGTCAGGAAACAAGGAGGCTAGCTGGTCTTTGGGGAAGGCCATGCTTTTAGAATATGGCTGGAGCCTGAGCCCTGAGTTCTACTGGTGACAAGACACAAGCACATTTGCTTCCTGAAAttgtgtcttcatctgtaaatatgGGCACAGATATCAGTTCCTATCTACCTTCATCACAGGATCAAAGGTGCCggtgaagattaaaaaaatgttacagtATCCTGACAACGGGACATTGTTGGGGGACGGGGAGCAAGACCCCGGAAATAGCCAGGGTTGCTGGCTTTCGGAATCAGTCATCAGCAGGTTCACTGCATTTACTCCAGAGCGTGTGCGTGCGCTGCATGCACTGCTGTGTATTTGGAGCAGCGGGTAATTCGAAGAAGGGACCACTGCTGGTTCCTGTAAGCCTCTTACAAGCTCAGCTATCTGGGGTGAGTCTCTCACCCTCTCTGATTGCCTCAGAAGGTGGAGAGGAGCTCTGTAGCTCCTGGCACAAGTAAGCAAAGATGAACAATCGCTACCGTTTATTGAGGGCTACTTTGTGTAGAGCCTGACACTGATTATCTCGATCAATCCACAAGGCAACGTGAAGATACGGGTGGTATATCAAAGGACTGTCATTACCAAAGAAACAGCGTCAGGGAGGTTAGGAGAGAGTCCAGGATCGCGCAGCTCCACTGCAGGTGGAGTAGGGATTTTTAGCAAGAGCCAGCTCCCTCAGCGACTCGGAGCTGCCCTTCTCGGAGCCCCCCTCGGCTAAGCAGGGCGGGCGAGCGGGAGGCAGGCAGGAACAAGGACCGGGACAGGAACCGAGGCCCGACTTCACGCCACACAGCCGCCAAATCTGAGCTCCTCAGCTCAGGAGGAAGGCGTCCCGGGATATCCGCCCCCTACCCGGCCAAAGCGCCAACGTTCCGCTGTGCCCTGAGCAACCGGAAGTGGCCGGACCCTAGGCGGAGGGACCTGGGGGAGCGGAAGTCACTTCGTGAGGCAGTGGCGACGGTGGCGGCGAGAGGATGAACAACAAGTTCGACGCGTGAGTGGCGCGTGGCCGCCCCCCAGGGCCCCTTCCCCCCAACTGTTCCCTGCGCCCACCCCCGCCCGCACTGCAGGCGGCGCAAACTGCGGCACAGGCCACAATCTCTGACTCGGGCTGCGGTCTGGCCGGTCCTGGGCGGCCAGCGGGGATGAGGGGGTTAGGGACGAGGGATGCAGGGGTCTCGGGGACCCCAGGGTCGTACGGACCCAGGGCAAAGTGCGGTgtcttgggggcaggaggtggccGTGCGGCCCGGAAGGAGATTTTGGGACGCCCCGCCCGAGTGCGGGTTACCCGCGGCGTGGAGGGGCGGAGACCTCGGCCGTTTGGGTGTTTCCGCAGACTAGCCGCCCTGCCACTGAATTCAGCTTTTCTCACACACCTCTCTGGCCTAAGCAGGTCACCTCTCCTCTGAGTCtcacttttctcatttgcaaagtaGGGACCGTAACAGAGCCCATGTTATAGAGTTGCGAGGATGCAGTGAGGTAATGTGGCTGCCGCGTTTAGCGCAGCGGCTGCTCTGTTACGGAATTTTCATCATCTTCCTGAGACTCCTTCctacttcctttcttcttcctcctcttttcgCCCTCTTCCAACACACTCTCCCAGAACTCAGTTTCTTGCCCAACGGGTGAACCTTATCTATTGTTTGAGTCCTAGTTCCAGCATCAAACAGTTTGGAGGTGCAGAAAGGAAATGGGTAATATTTTTGCACATTTCCCTCCAGCGATTGTATCTGGAGGTAGATTTTTGTTCTTGGCTTTCTTCTAATAGTCTAGCAGTAAATCTGTCTTTTCTGAAGGCCTAGATTTCCAGCCTCAGACCCACCAGTTACCAGCTATTTGACAGCAGGAAAGTTACCcagtctctgagcctctgttaaTCCAAACTGCATTAGTGATTAGTGTCTTGCTGCACTGGGTGTGATAAGGATCAAATCACATTCAGCAATGCTTAAAGGTACTTTGTAAAGTGTTAAATAGAGAGAGATATGTGTAAAGTGGAATTACAGTTAGTTTAGTTTGTGCCCCACTGTTGCTGAGGGGAAACTGGAGTTTTTCCAGGACAGTGAGTGCTGGTGTGCAAATTCATAGGTCCTGGATTCCAGCACTCTTGGCAGCTCCTCAGGAATGTTTCCTGGTTGCTGAGAGGGCTCTACTACTTGAAAAAAGTCTTTGGGAGTTTGCTTCTGTAGCCCACTGTGTAGCTGAGCTCATCCCCATACTGATTaccactgccccaccccccatcttcagggacttccctggtggctcactggtgaagaatctacctgccaatgcaggagatgcaggtttgatccctaggtcaggaagatccgctggagaaggaaatgaaaacccactccagtattcttgcctgggaaaccccatgggcagaggagcccggcaggctatagtccatggggttgcaaaagagtccaacccaacttagcaactgaacaacaaaaatcccaTCCTAAGCCCTGCAAGCCTTAGCTCTAGATTGGAGTCCTGTCTCAGTGGAGCTTTCTGCCAACCCTATACTCCTTTCTTCACcaaactgaagaaatcaaaatttcATCTTAAGACACGTTATTGGGTCATCTGGCCTATTCCTACCCACATCAGTTCTTGatctgctgatgctgctgctaagtcgcttaagttgtatccgactctgtgcgaccccttagacagcagcccaccaggctcctctctctctgggattctccaggcaagaatactggaatggattgccattgccttctccaatgcatgcatgcttgctaaggcacttcagtcatgtctgactctgtgcgaccccatggacagcagcctaccaggctcacccgtccacaggattctccaggcaagaacactggagtgggttaccatttccttctcagttttTTGGTCTGCAGTACGCTAATTTGAGAATGGCAATAATGGCTTCTATAGGCACTTTGCTGCTTTTCACATATTAACTGATTCAAACAACCCTATAAGGGGGATCTTGTTACTTTGTTTTACAAATAGGGAAAATGAGACTCTCTGAGATGAAATAAGTTGTCCACAACAGGGAGGGCCACATATGGTGAGATTCATATCCAGGTTGTTTTAACGTTGGTTCAAGCACATCTTGACAAAAATTAACCcggattcttttcttttctggctgtGCCCTTGGCtcgtgggatcttggttccctgaccagattTTGAACTTGAGGCCCCTACATTGAAAGTGTgagatcttaaccactggaccatctgggaagtccctaaCCTGGCTCATTTTTAATTAGTTCCAATTATTAACTATTCATTATACTGAGCCAGATTTGTTTAAACATCTGTCTTCTAGCTATTCACgagaaaaaaaagactctttCATTTGAAATTAGCAATTGAAGAAAGCACTCCAAcccttagggtttttttttttttaatgcaaaaaagtACAGTTTGTAGGCCACTGGTTGCCTGTTTGGTCTCTATGTGGTTCACCACTTGGCTCCTAAGGACAGGTGGACATGTTTTGGTTTGCCAGAGTCCTACAAGTCCAGTGCCTGGACTTGAGTATTCTAGTCTAATCTGATGGGCTCAGATTGCAGAGGAGTTCTAGTCTCCTTTTCTGTATGGCCTTCATATGTAACCTAATCTACCCCCAcatccccctccttccccccccacccccatcaagtCAGTAGGTGCCATTGCTATCGATCCTATTCAAATGTAAAACTGTTAAGATGCTTTCTAAGTATTGCAGTCCCTACTGGGTTGAGCTTGGTTTTCAAATCCAGgtgccagattttattttgtcCCTGTTCTCTTTGTTAGCTTTGGCCCATTCTTAGCTACTCTCTGAACCACTTATTTGGCACTTATTATTCTGCCTTGTATTGCCTTGATTTTAGAAATCCGTGTGTTAAACTTGTTTCTTTTCTGCCTGCATTTCCTGATACTGGACGTGTGAAGGTGGATTAGCCCAATTTCCTACCTGCAGTGAATTGTATGTGGACATACCTGGAGAGAAGCTTGGTGAGCTGATCAGGTGCCACTGAGCATGGATAGCTTCAGATGCTAATTGCCTGCCTGAGTCTAAGGAGCACTGATATTTCCACCTGGATAGTATCTTTGCTCAAATCCAGCATCCAGCTGGGAAGAGTAGCCTCTGAAGATAGGATGTGAATGACTTGACTTAAATGTTGTCCCAGAGAGCAGAGCTCCACCCTCAAGAAATAACAGCATTAGATGAAGGTCCATTAGGGTTTCCAGTTACTGTTTTAGAAGGGAGCTGGGAGCTGAGGACCAGGGTCACAGTAGCATTGTTTCTTCTCTGACATAATTattcttgttattatttttctgtttcccagTAGTGGTTAGCAGTaaaagcactaaaaaaaaaaaggaacttaaCATGCTTTGCTTGGAGCTAGCAAAATGTGAGGTACTAGAGCAACTGTGCCCTTTTTCAACCAAGATTGAAGGGAAAGGACCCCAGATGGTATAGTGGGAAGTTGGGGGCTGAGAAGAGAGAAATGGTTTGAGTCCCTGGGATATGCCCTAAAGAAGAGAATTAGGAGCTATCTTGGACCTaagcaataagaaaaaagaaacaaagactcaTGAAATATTTGTAATCAGGAGACAAAAAAACTGACAGTATAGTGAGGACAAGTAAAACATTTATATGGGATGTTTAAAAGAAGGGGTCCCAACTCAGCCTAGAGAGAGATCAGGGAATATTTTCAAGAGAAAGTGGCCCTTAGTCTGGGTC carries:
- the CHRNG gene encoding acetylcholine receptor subunit gamma — protein: MCRGQRPLFLLPLLAVCLGAKGRNQEERLLGDLMQGYNPHLRPAEHDSDVVNVSLKLTLTNLISLNEREEALTTNVWIEMQWCDYRLRWDPRDYGGLWVLRVPSTMVWQPDIVLENNVDGVFEVALYCNVLVSPDGCVYWLPPAIFRSSCPVSVTYFPFDWQNCSLIFQSQTYSTNEINLQLSQEDGQTIEWIFIDPEAFTENGEWAIRHRPAKMLLDETAPAEEAGHQKVVFYLLIQRKPLFYVINIIAPCVLISSVAILIYFLPAKAGGQKCTVAINVLLAQTVFLFLVAKKVPETSQAVPLISKYLTFLLVVTILIVVNAVVVLNVSLRSPHTHSMARGVRKVFLRLLPQLLRMHVRPLAPVAVQDARPWLQNGSSSGCPITAGEEVALCLPRSELLFRQHQHNGLVRAALEKLEKGPESGQSPEWCGSLKQAAPAIQACVEACNLIARARHQQTHFDSGNKEWFLVGRVLDRVCFLAMLSLFVCGTAGIFLMAHYNRVPSLPFPGDPRSYLPSSD